The proteins below come from a single Desulfomicrobium escambiense DSM 10707 genomic window:
- the hysD gene encoding NiFeSe hydrogenase maturation protease, protein MKRLLVLGVGNLLLTDDGAGVHAVQDLSREEWNPDEVDFLDGATFTQDIFYVFQEYERVLVLDCVKGGREPGTIYRFTEENLRENGEQRLSLHDIDLLDSLRMAELLGHKPQTLVVIGIEPLTISDWSMELSEPVKANYPKYLEAARREIRALLA, encoded by the coding sequence ATGAAAAGACTTTTGGTGCTTGGGGTGGGGAATCTGCTGCTGACCGACGATGGGGCGGGGGTGCACGCGGTGCAGGACCTGTCCCGGGAGGAGTGGAACCCCGATGAGGTCGATTTTCTGGATGGCGCGACCTTCACCCAGGACATTTTCTACGTTTTTCAGGAATACGAGCGGGTGCTGGTCCTCGATTGCGTCAAGGGCGGCCGCGAGCCCGGCACCATCTACCGCTTCACCGAGGAAAATCTGCGGGAGAACGGGGAGCAGCGCCTCTCGCTGCACGACATCGACCTTCTCGATTCCCTCAGGATGGCGGAGCTGCTCGGCCACAAGCCGCAGACGCTCGTCGTCATCGGCATCGAACCCCTGACCATCAGCGACTGGTCCATGGAACTGTCCGAACCCGTCAAGGCGAACTACCCGAAGTACCTGGAGGCCGCCCGGCGGGAAATCCGCGCCCTGTTGGCCTGA
- a CDS encoding glycine cleavage system protein R: MNKFVLSVIGKDKPGILAKISTILFAHGCNIEDVSQTILQTEFASIFIVLNPEGHPLDTIGAALNEALGGMGLSAHLSPMTSAAAPVPAQSQPFVITTRGVDKPGTISAVTTAIASLACNVVNFRAIITQEDGVDEMIMIFEVDMPMGVDHRQLRQVMQQVCAGFGLDVSVQHREIFETIHRV, encoded by the coding sequence ATGAACAAATTCGTATTGTCGGTCATCGGCAAGGACAAGCCGGGCATTCTGGCAAAAATATCGACCATTCTGTTTGCGCACGGCTGCAACATCGAGGACGTCAGCCAGACCATTTTGCAGACGGAGTTCGCATCCATATTCATCGTTCTCAACCCCGAGGGGCACCCCCTGGACACGATCGGCGCCGCGCTGAACGAGGCCTTGGGCGGCATGGGGCTGAGCGCCCATCTGAGTCCCATGACCTCGGCCGCCGCGCCGGTCCCGGCCCAGAGCCAGCCCTTCGTCATCACCACCCGCGGCGTGGACAAGCCCGGCACCATCTCGGCCGTGACCACGGCCATCGCCTCCCTGGCCTGCAACGTGGTCAACTTCCGGGCCATCATCACCCAGGAGGACGGCGTGGACGAGATGATCATGATCTTCGAGGTCGACATGCCCATGGGCGTCGATCATCGGCAGCTTCGGCAGGTCATGCAGCAGGTTTGCGCGGGCTTCGGGCTGGACGTCTCGGTCCAGCACCGCGAAATTTTCGAAACGATTCACCGAGTCTAG
- the purT gene encoding formate-dependent phosphoribosylglycinamide formyltransferase, producing the protein MAHIGTPLSPTATKVLLLGSGELGKEVVIELQRLGVEVVAVDRYENAPAMQVAHRSHTVSMLDGQALRRIIESERPDFIVPEIEAIATDTLLELEAEGVTVIPTARAAKLTMNREGIRRLAAEELGLATSPYRFAETYEEYLAAVEAVGTPCVVKPIMSSSGKGQSVVKTPADAEKSWKYAQEGGRTGKGKVIVEGFVDFDYEITLLTVRHIGGTTFCEPIGHYQKDGDYQQSWQPQPMSQAALAEARRMAEAVTGALGGRGIFGVELFIKGDTVYFSEVSPRPHDTGLVTLISQDLSEFALHARAILGLPVPVIRQHGPSASSVILVEGTSNRVRFGNLEAALAEPDTDLRLFGKPEVGGKRRMGVVVARDESIDKAVNKAKKAASLVTVEL; encoded by the coding sequence ATGGCGCACATAGGAACCCCCCTCTCCCCCACGGCCACCAAGGTGCTCCTGCTCGGCTCCGGCGAACTGGGCAAGGAAGTGGTCATTGAACTGCAGCGCCTCGGCGTCGAGGTCGTCGCCGTGGACAGGTACGAAAATGCCCCGGCCATGCAGGTCGCCCACCGCTCCCACACGGTGTCCATGCTCGACGGGCAGGCCCTGCGCCGCATCATCGAGAGCGAGCGGCCGGACTTCATCGTCCCCGAGATCGAGGCCATCGCCACGGACACCCTGCTGGAACTGGAAGCAGAGGGGGTCACGGTCATCCCCACGGCCCGCGCCGCGAAGCTGACCATGAACCGCGAGGGCATCCGCCGCCTGGCGGCCGAGGAGCTGGGCCTGGCCACCTCGCCCTACCGCTTCGCCGAAACCTACGAGGAATACCTGGCGGCCGTGGAGGCCGTGGGCACGCCGTGCGTGGTCAAGCCCATCATGAGTTCCTCGGGCAAGGGGCAGTCCGTGGTCAAGACTCCGGCCGACGCCGAGAAATCGTGGAAATACGCCCAGGAAGGCGGTCGCACGGGCAAGGGCAAGGTCATCGTCGAGGGCTTCGTGGACTTCGACTACGAGATCACCCTGCTGACCGTGCGCCACATCGGCGGCACGACCTTCTGCGAGCCCATCGGGCACTACCAGAAGGACGGCGACTACCAGCAGTCCTGGCAGCCCCAGCCCATGAGCCAGGCCGCCCTGGCCGAAGCCCGGCGCATGGCCGAGGCCGTGACGGGCGCCCTGGGCGGCCGCGGAATCTTCGGCGTGGAACTGTTCATCAAGGGCGACACGGTCTATTTCAGCGAGGTCTCCCCGCGCCCCCACGACACGGGCCTGGTGACCCTCATCTCCCAGGACCTCTCGGAGTTCGCCCTGCACGCCCGAGCCATCCTCGGCCTGCCCGTGCCCGTCATCCGCCAGCACGGTCCCTCGGCCTCAAGCGTCATCCTGGTCGAAGGCACATCGAACCGGGTCCGCTTCGGCAACCTCGAAGCAGCCCTGGCCGAACCCGACACGGACCTGCGCCTCTTCGGCAAGCCCGAGGTCGGCGGCAAGCGCCGCATGGGCGTGGTCGTAGCCCGGGACGAGAGCATCGACAAAGCCGTGAACAAGGCCAAGAAAGCCGCGTCCCTCGTGACGGTCGAACTCTGA
- a CDS encoding DUF2059 domain-containing protein — MLRKFAFVLCFMLACSTAVAGEKEHRALAEELIKITEGDMVMEKMKAQVTMIFQQITAQMNVQEADKPKLDKYSKRFDAILKEDMAWDKVKPQYLDLYTSVFTEEETKGLVDFYKSDLGKKVTSKMPELMQQSMTVARTYMQGVVPKLETLTEEMRKEFEPAGAKAPGQEAPAAKAAPAGSKEGKKE; from the coding sequence ATGTTGAGAAAATTTGCCTTTGTTTTGTGTTTCATGCTTGCCTGCTCCACGGCCGTCGCCGGGGAAAAGGAGCACCGGGCCCTGGCCGAGGAACTGATCAAGATCACCGAAGGCGACATGGTCATGGAAAAGATGAAGGCCCAGGTGACCATGATCTTCCAGCAGATCACGGCCCAGATGAACGTCCAGGAAGCCGACAAGCCCAAGCTCGACAAGTATTCCAAGCGCTTCGACGCCATCCTCAAGGAGGACATGGCCTGGGACAAGGTCAAGCCGCAGTATCTGGACCTGTACACGTCCGTCTTCACCGAAGAGGAGACCAAGGGCCTGGTGGATTTCTACAAGTCCGACCTCGGCAAGAAGGTCACGTCCAAGATGCCCGAGCTCATGCAGCAGAGCATGACCGTGGCCCGCACCTACATGCAGGGCGTGGTGCCCAAGCTCGAAACCCTGACCGAGGAAATGCGCAAGGAATTCGAGCCCGCGGGCGCCAAGGCTCCCGGCCAGGAGGCTCCGGCCGCCAAGGCCGCGCCGGCCGGATCGAAGGAAGGCAAGAAAGAATAG